One part of the Mya arenaria isolate MELC-2E11 chromosome 3, ASM2691426v1 genome encodes these proteins:
- the LOC128227415 gene encoding uncharacterized protein LOC128227415 isoform X1, with protein sequence MTTSVQTQFLEDLESCLELAEQLSREEDVETKQFVALQLSQLQKFLQMKQEQAERKIEEDIIEEEAQIEDLRDRIARLSAGEVLEGTSYENYLKMFRDLKGREWENLYKLLRKEKNEAQGTIFHNLIAILRETYDKTILKAHEAREQIVCQVIRPGDDPGNQAERQKKLRGLQREELNEIAELSKSCQVKSTPYCISSVQKTIRREVEEAQPMLFRTSGYSVPLRDAFEEYVMRCIEFSWVASFEDPKLFLVTDPKKELKGKNKKLVENFMYVDDVGRLFLVEWPAIVQGDKVISAWGLFDTTTNVSLTANDPSFAVSGDLIDEDENDFVQAPPHKPSKKAKTTDGNRTFNEDQIQPTRKHKPTSKPLAPQQRTEAASGANKGDTTYRPEKAAPGQRGKQSKGTDF encoded by the exons ATGACCACATCAGTTCAAACGCAGTTTCTGGAGGATTTGGAGAGCTGCCTGGAACTTGCTGAGCAGCTGTCGCGGGAAGAGGACGTGGAAACCAAACAATTCGTGGCTCTCCAGCTTTCTCAACTCCAGAAGTTCCTACAGATGAAACAAGAACAG gcTGAAAGGAAAATCGAAGAAGACATAATAGAAGAAGAGGCACAGATTGAAGATCTTCGGGATAG GATTGCACGTCTTTCCGCGGGGGAAGTCTTGGAGGGTACAAGCTATGAAAACTACCTGAAGATGTTTAGAGATCTGAAAGGCAGAGAATGGGAGAACCTGTACAAATTACTTCGAAAAGAAAAGAACGAAGCACAAGGGACTATATTTCACAATCTCATAGCAATTTTGCGG gAGACCTATGACAAAACCATACTTAAGGCGCATGAGGCTCGGGAGCAGATTGTCTGTCAGGTTATACGACCCGGAGATGACCCAGGCAACCAGGCAGAAAGACAGAAGAAGTTGCGTGGTCTACAAAGAGAGGAGCTA AATGAGATTGCGGAATTAAGCAAAAGCTGTCAGGTGAAATCGACACCATATTGCATATCATCAGTGCAAAAG acCATAAGGAGAGAAGTGGAGGAAGCACAGCCAATGCTTTTCCGGACTTCAGGATATAGCGTTCCCTTGAGAGATgcatttgaagaatatgttatgCGATGCATTGAATTTTCTTGGGTAGCTTCATTTGAAGACCCTAAACTTTTTCTTGTCACTGATCCGAAGAAAGAACTCaaaggaaaaaacaaaaaacttgttGAGAACTTCATGTATGTGGACGATGTTGGACGCCTTTTCCTTGTTGAATGGCCTGCAATTGTTCAAGGTGATAAAGTTATTTCTGCATGGGGTTTGTTCGATACAACCACGAATGTCTCACTTACAGCTAACGATCCAAGCTTTGCAGTCTCCGGTGACTTGATAGACGAAGATGAAAATGATTTTGTCCAAGCACCACCACATAAACCGTCAAAGAAAGCGAAAACAACTGATGGCAACAGAACATTTAATGAAGATCAAATCCAGCCAACTAGAAAACATAAGCCAACATCAAAACCACTAGCTCCACAACAGAGGACAGAGGCAGCATCGGGTGCAAATAAAGGCGATACAACTTACAGACCTGAAAAGGCTGCACCAGGACAAAGGGGAAAGCAATCAAAAGGCACCGACTTTTAA
- the LOC128226637 gene encoding uncharacterized protein LOC128226637 isoform X1, which yields MLTLLIKKIFSANRARVCMHRIKITSAKMKESIGQLPEEIQAFILSKLNGRSAAVCKKVCKLWHELIEGLESCMHFWLRCCLKEIPMYTLVEYTRLMQLSGGREATLTELALDWMSSLGSKLPWMFWREVYAEFYRTTYIMTREEKKTELHFYPLHGEVSCLHVQDNVVYSGHDSGLVMSWENVEADLHCETLYRHHRRVTYLTGLDMVTTTNDILNGETSNIIVSSSKDANLMLYNLETETSSTINHYTKQINCVSTWGRHLVAAADRCFIQGQPLWKVDKSDLSVGVTCTLFSQSASDITAVAFWEETVLSGDEMGNLFQWSGCLQCRQEGNQDMTPVANLQARVKAIFIQGSKIICFTSDNCLHISQYKSDSKIEFDKLNIHTALMKTAEFITVRGPILAIGCKSGFVYLYHIPKPSDWDNLLLEKPAHILQFSKDHIHSIAIGDDGSCPYIVVATEDYCINIVQFKRRRKNSENAKVD from the exons ATGTTAAcccttttgataaaaaaaatattcagtgcCAACCGAGCACGCGTGTGTATGCACCGGATAAAAATTACTTCCg CCAAAATGAAGGAGAGTATAGGCCAATTACCAGAAGAAATACAGGCTTTCATTCTTAGCAAACTTAATGGACGGTCAGCAGCTGTATGCAAGAAGGTGTGCAAACTGTGGCATGAATTGATTGAAg GATTGGAAAGCTGTATGCATTTTTGGCTGAGATGCTGCCTGAAGGAGATACCAATGTATACACTGGTTGAGTATACCCGACTGATGCAGCTGAGTGGTGGAAGGGAAGCAACTCTTACAGAATTGGCGCTTGACTGGATGTCCAGTCTTGGGAGTAAGCTCCCATGGATGTTCTGGAGAGAGGTGTATGCTGAATTTTATAG AACCACTTACATTATGACAAGAGAGGAAAAGAAAACAGAACTGCACTTCTACCCACTACATGGAGAAGTGTCCTGCTTGCATGTTCAAG ACAATGTCGTGTACTCTGGCCATGACAGCGGGTTGGTTATGAGCTGGGAGAATGTTGAGGCAGACCTTCACTGTGAGACCCTGTACCGTCACCATCGACGTGTTACCTACCTCACAGGGCTTGACATGG TTACGACAACAAATGATATTCTTAATGGCGAGACATCCAACATCATTGTGAGTTCATCAAAGGATGCTAACCTGATGTTGTACAACCTAGAAACAGAGACCAGCTCCACCATCAACCACTACACCAAACAGATCAACTGTGTCAG TACATGGGGTAGACATTTGGTTGCAGCAGCTGACAGGTGCTTCATTCAGGGACAGCCCCTTTGGAAAGTGGACAAATCAGATCTCTCTGTTGGGGTCACATGTACACTGTTCAGCCAGTCAGCATCTGACATCACAGCTGTTGCATTTTGGGAAGAAACA GTTCTGTCTGGAGATGAGATGGGGAATCTGTTCCAATGGTCCGGTTGCCTACAGTGTAGACAGGAGGGAAACCAAGACATGACTCCAGTGGCCAACCTACAGGCAAGGGTCAAGGCCATATTCATACAGGGGTCAAAGATCATCTGTTTTACTA GTGATAACTGTCTGCATATCAGCCAATACAAGTCAGACAGTAAGATAGAGTTTGACAAACTGAACATACACACTGCCTTGATGAAGACTGCAGAATTTATCACTGTTAGAGGACCAATTCTGGCCATAGGATGTAAATCTG gttttgtatatttataccACATTCCAAAACCATCTGACTGGGATAACCTGCTATTAGAAAAACCTGCCCACATTCTACAGTTCAGTAAGGACCACATTCACTCCATCGCTATCGGAGATGACGGGAGTTGCCCATATATTGTGGTAGCTACTGAAGATTACTGTATAAACATTGTGCAGTTTAAACGAAGGCggaaaaacagtgaaaatgctaaggTAGACTGA
- the LOC128228719 gene encoding uncharacterized protein LOC128228719, whose amino-acid sequence MSFLSETIDLSSLTTESDKEFDEDYIGGIADENWTKTQLKVIDRHKSKGALAEAHLGPVSERSVDKFKRNIGKLKALKNYAPVFGNFMQKYAAVNIGSETIAKAWMRVTETEGKNGFYLSSSIVTWEKRLRAKLKKSQLIREEYKQREYAVLAQGLCLLDDHMSSITGQSRSFQLAERVDRIFQREWQQFFAAARQKLPSQISNREIVICLRDILKFCYKFCIDISKIQREAIQYIVLLVPAPGGAGTDSREVTPVRINQGMELTVKELLVSATSKIFPVVFQEMKQRINTEKDLDLLIHLWQNWKPPIVAYLKKCTEICWYLQTQQPAIALDFSGKTPRHFTNYTEESEDLDFVIWPAVLLSEDGLMISKGTAQYLSFPADARDTAKKHTWEDDHIYYYTTD is encoded by the exons ATGTCATTCTTATCAGAAACGATTGATTTAAGTAGTCTGACAACCGAGTCGGACAAAGAATTTGATGAAGATTACATTGGTGGAATAGCAGACGAAAATTGGACAAAAACTCAGTTAAAAGTCATTGACAGACACAAAAGTAAAGGGGCCTTGGCTGAAGCCCATCTTGGACCAGTGAGCGAAAGAAGTGTTGACAAATTTAAGAGAAACATTGGGAAGCTGAAAGCCCTGAAAAATTATGCTCCTGTTTTTGGAAATTTTATGCAGAAGTATGCTGCAGTTAACATTGGTTCTGAGACAATAGCAAAGGCCTGGATGAGAGTTACGGAAACGGAAGGGAAAAATGGTTTTTAT CTATCTTCATCGATTGTCACTTGGGAGAAGAGACTGAGGGCCAAGCTAAAAAAGTCCCAGCTTATACGGGAGGAGTATAAACAGAG GGAGTATGCTGTGCTCGCCCAGGGCTTGTGTCTTCTAGACGACCACATGTCATCCATCACTGGACAGAGTCGGTCTTTCCAACTTGCCGAACGTGTGGACAGAATTTTCCAGAGGGAATGGCAACAGTTTTTCGCTGCGGCACGTCAAAAACTGCCCAGTCAGATCTCAAACAGGGAGATTGTGATATGTCTTAGAGATATCTTGAAG TTCTGTTACAAGTTCTGCATAGATATTTCAAAGATACAAAGAGAGGCTATCCAGTACATAGTTCTCCTAGTCCCAGCCCCTGGTGGAGCAGGTACTGATTCAAGGGAAGTAACTCCTGTTAGAATAAATCAGGGTATGGAGCTCACTGTTAAGGAGCTACTAGTGTCTGCCACATCCAAGATATTTCCGGTAGTGTTTCAG GAAATGAAACAGCGTATCAATACAGAGAAAGACCTGGACCTTCTCATTCATTTGTGGCAAAACTGGAAACCCCCCATTGTAGCCTACCTGAAAAAATGTACTGAAATATGCTGGTATCTACAGACACAACAGCCTGCAATAGCCCTCGACTTTAGTGGGAAAACTCCGCGGCACTTCACAAATTACACAGAGGAGTCGGAGGATCTGGATTTTGTTATCTGGCCAGCAGTGTTACTCAGTGAGGATGGACTTATGATATCTAAGGGCACAGCACAGTATTTGAGCTTTCCTGCAGATGCTAGAGACACTGCTAAGAAACATACTTGGGAAGATGACCACATCTATTACTATACAACTGACTAA
- the LOC128227415 gene encoding uncharacterized protein LOC128227415 isoform X2 codes for MGSSASKGKATKNKVAEKKQINDSSQDHEVALSGNGKETSDDIDAADPNANKSLSANKILDAKSISRNQGLEKKIQAIQEEFKNVFVPEGTVSDAFQRISTLGFTDTKLKVNDTLKRKFTEKKNEKSRLIIRLSEMASSRLRTNNPDIADLSDPNRATKLAEKLSELYDNEWTDTFERIKAKADKSTTEKDIIILLKNVLKFCYDRCLDIASRQRSHVLSHLELRSNVPENEIQRISPDMRLRLKEFQKAIHSWGVARAQQVIVNEIPTTKVFNAKLISKLKNDKHVIAYCNTAVEIAWFSQIQDPPMALLFEPKENDALLFFRSYTILGKDLDYVIWPVMLLNDGGSIVSKGVAQYKRIENTKAPDQNVSKEKVNDTESSATDSVW; via the exons ATGGGATCATCGGCTAGCAAAGGGAAAGCAACTAAGAACAAAG TTGCTgagaaaaaacaaataaatgatagcTCTCAAGATCATGAAGTTGCATTATCTGGTAATGGCAAAGAAACATCAGATGATATTGACGCGGCTGATCCAAATGCAAACAAATCGTTATCCGCAAACAAGATTTTAGATGCAAAAAGCATAAGCAGAAATCAAGGGTTGGAAAAGAAGATACAGGCTATCCAGGAGGAATTCAAGAATGTCTTTGTCCCGGAGGGCACTGTTTCTGATGCGTTTCAACGAATAAGCACGTTAGGATTCACG GACACGAAACTGAAAGTTAACGATaccttaaaaagaaaatttacagagaaaaagaatgaaaaatcCCGACTTATTATTCG GCTCTCGGAGATGGCCTCTTCGCGTCTGCGTACAAATAATCCCGATATTGCAGATTTAAGTGATCCAAATAGAGCTACAAAACTAGCCGAAAAACTCTCAGAATTGTACGACAATGAATGGACAGACACATTTGAACGGATTAAAGCGAAAGCCGACAAATCAACAACAGAAAAAGACATTATAATATTGCTCAAGAATGTTTTAAAG ttttgCTACGATAGATGCTTGGACATAGCTTCAAGACAGAGGAGTCATGTCTTGAGCCACCTGGAGCTGCGATCTAATGTGCCCGAAAACGAAATCCAGAGAATTTCTCCGGACATGAGACTAAGATTAAAGGAATTTCAGAAGGCAATACATTCCTGGGGAGTTGCTAGGGCTCAGCAG gttATTGTTAATGAGATACCAACAACAAAAGTATTCAACGCAAAATTgatttctaaattaaaaaacGACAAGCATGTTATTGCATATTGTAATACTGCTGTAGAAATAGCGTGGTTCTCGCAAATTCAAGATCCACCAATGGCACTTCTTTTCGAACCGAAAGAGAACGATGCTTTATTATTCTTTAGATCTTATACAATTCTTGGAAAAGACCTTGATTATGTAATATGGCCAGTGATGCTTCTTAACGATGGTGGTAGCATTGTGTCAAAGGGAGTAGCACAATACAAGCGCATTGAAAATACTAAGGCACCAGATCAAAATGTGTCTAAAGAAAAAGTTAATGATACAGAATCATCAGCAACTGATTCAGTGTGGTGA
- the LOC128226637 gene encoding uncharacterized protein LOC128226637 isoform X2 translates to MKESIGQLPEEIQAFILSKLNGRSAAVCKKVCKLWHELIEGLESCMHFWLRCCLKEIPMYTLVEYTRLMQLSGGREATLTELALDWMSSLGSKLPWMFWREVYAEFYRTTYIMTREEKKTELHFYPLHGEVSCLHVQDNVVYSGHDSGLVMSWENVEADLHCETLYRHHRRVTYLTGLDMVTTTNDILNGETSNIIVSSSKDANLMLYNLETETSSTINHYTKQINCVSTWGRHLVAAADRCFIQGQPLWKVDKSDLSVGVTCTLFSQSASDITAVAFWEETVLSGDEMGNLFQWSGCLQCRQEGNQDMTPVANLQARVKAIFIQGSKIICFTSDNCLHISQYKSDSKIEFDKLNIHTALMKTAEFITVRGPILAIGCKSGFVYLYHIPKPSDWDNLLLEKPAHILQFSKDHIHSIAIGDDGSCPYIVVATEDYCINIVQFKRRRKNSENAKVD, encoded by the exons ATGAAGGAGAGTATAGGCCAATTACCAGAAGAAATACAGGCTTTCATTCTTAGCAAACTTAATGGACGGTCAGCAGCTGTATGCAAGAAGGTGTGCAAACTGTGGCATGAATTGATTGAAg GATTGGAAAGCTGTATGCATTTTTGGCTGAGATGCTGCCTGAAGGAGATACCAATGTATACACTGGTTGAGTATACCCGACTGATGCAGCTGAGTGGTGGAAGGGAAGCAACTCTTACAGAATTGGCGCTTGACTGGATGTCCAGTCTTGGGAGTAAGCTCCCATGGATGTTCTGGAGAGAGGTGTATGCTGAATTTTATAG AACCACTTACATTATGACAAGAGAGGAAAAGAAAACAGAACTGCACTTCTACCCACTACATGGAGAAGTGTCCTGCTTGCATGTTCAAG ACAATGTCGTGTACTCTGGCCATGACAGCGGGTTGGTTATGAGCTGGGAGAATGTTGAGGCAGACCTTCACTGTGAGACCCTGTACCGTCACCATCGACGTGTTACCTACCTCACAGGGCTTGACATGG TTACGACAACAAATGATATTCTTAATGGCGAGACATCCAACATCATTGTGAGTTCATCAAAGGATGCTAACCTGATGTTGTACAACCTAGAAACAGAGACCAGCTCCACCATCAACCACTACACCAAACAGATCAACTGTGTCAG TACATGGGGTAGACATTTGGTTGCAGCAGCTGACAGGTGCTTCATTCAGGGACAGCCCCTTTGGAAAGTGGACAAATCAGATCTCTCTGTTGGGGTCACATGTACACTGTTCAGCCAGTCAGCATCTGACATCACAGCTGTTGCATTTTGGGAAGAAACA GTTCTGTCTGGAGATGAGATGGGGAATCTGTTCCAATGGTCCGGTTGCCTACAGTGTAGACAGGAGGGAAACCAAGACATGACTCCAGTGGCCAACCTACAGGCAAGGGTCAAGGCCATATTCATACAGGGGTCAAAGATCATCTGTTTTACTA GTGATAACTGTCTGCATATCAGCCAATACAAGTCAGACAGTAAGATAGAGTTTGACAAACTGAACATACACACTGCCTTGATGAAGACTGCAGAATTTATCACTGTTAGAGGACCAATTCTGGCCATAGGATGTAAATCTG gttttgtatatttataccACATTCCAAAACCATCTGACTGGGATAACCTGCTATTAGAAAAACCTGCCCACATTCTACAGTTCAGTAAGGACCACATTCACTCCATCGCTATCGGAGATGACGGGAGTTGCCCATATATTGTGGTAGCTACTGAAGATTACTGTATAAACATTGTGCAGTTTAAACGAAGGCggaaaaacagtgaaaatgctaaggTAGACTGA